CTTGATCTTGATGATTTCAATGAAAATACTTATCAGGGTCTGCACACTGCTGGCCTGGGAAGTGCCTGGATGACTCTTGTTTATGGCTTTGCAGGAATGCGAAATTATCACGGCAATCTGTCCTTTCGTCCCTATCTGCCGGAAAAATTAGAGGGCTATCAGTTTTCTATTTATTTTAAATCCAGAGAACTCAGAGTTAGAGTTACTGAAAAGGGGGCCAGTTACAGGGTCATTTCTGATCAGGAACTCGAACTTGAACACTGTGATAAAGAGGTTATTTTGAGACCTGGTGAAGAAAAAGTTTTACCGCTGCGAGATTTTAGCAGACTGCCCTGGAGAAATGAGGAGTAATATATGGTGGAAAAAGAAACTTACCTGAAAGGAGCAGGGGTTTACTACGTATTATTGCTGGGGGTGGTTACTCTTTCATTTGCCGGAGTTTTCGTGGCTATGTCAGATGCTCCGGCAATAACGATAGCTTTTTATAGAATGTCATTAAGTGTGATATTGTTGACTCCGATATTTTTCCGGAGAAATGACTGCAGGCTGGAAAAACTCTTAAATTTCCGTCAGACAGTCGTAGGTTTTTTTCTGGCCATACATTTTATATTGTGGGTTACAGCTTTTGATTATACAGCAGTTGCTAATGCTGTTATATTTATTGCGCTTCAGCCCATTTTCACTTTATTGCTTGAATTTATCTGGGCAAGAGAAGATTTGCAGCCTGATATTATTGCGGGAGTATTTATAACAATTTTAGGAAGTCTGGTGGTCGGGGCAGGTGAAATTGGCAATTTATTTGCCAATATTAAAGGAGATTTTCTGGCAGTTATGGCAGCATTTTTTGCCGCCATTTATCTATTTTCCGGACGCAGTTTGAGAAAAAAGATGAATTATTTCCCCTATATATTTTCTGTTTATTTTTACGCTTCAATCTTTTTGTTTCTGGGTTTGTTTATTTTTGGGCATTCTTTTACGGGTTATGGCTCCAGAAACTGGCTGCTTTTTTTTGGTCTGGCTTTAGGACCGACAGTTATAGGCCACTCTATTTTAAATTTATCTGTTAGATATGTGCCCACAACGATAGTTTCAGTGGCTGTAATAGGGGAGCCAGTTTTGACCACATTATTTGCCTGGCTGCTTCTGGGGGAAAGCATTCCGCAGTTGACATTTCC
This DNA window, taken from Halarsenatibacter silvermanii, encodes the following:
- a CDS encoding DMT family transporter, which encodes MVEKETYLKGAGVYYVLLLGVVTLSFAGVFVAMSDAPAITIAFYRMSLSVILLTPIFFRRNDCRLEKLLNFRQTVVGFFLAIHFILWVTAFDYTAVANAVIFIALQPIFTLLLEFIWAREDLQPDIIAGVFITILGSLVVGAGEIGNLFANIKGDFLAVMAAFFAAIYLFSGRSLRKKMNYFPYIFSVYFYASIFLFLGLFIFGHSFTGYGSRNWLLFFGLALGPTVIGHSILNLSVRYVPTTIVSVAVIGEPVLTTLFAWLLLGESIPQLTFPGGLLILLGVVFTMTRKSG